The Equus przewalskii isolate Varuska chromosome 5, EquPr2, whole genome shotgun sequence genome window below encodes:
- the LOC103556560 gene encoding olfactory receptor 9K2-like: protein MGGRGTSNCSEVTDFILVGFRVCPELYILLFLLFLLVYAVIILGNVGMMAIIMTDPRLNTPMYFFLGNLSFVDLFYSSVIAPKAMINFWSESKSISFAGCVTQLFLFALFIVTEGFLLAAMAYDRFIAICNPLLYSVQMSARLCMQLVAGSYFCGCISAVLQTSMTFTLSFCASRAIDHFYCDDRPLQRISCSDLYIHKMVSFFLCSIIILPTIIVIIVSYTYIVSTVLKIRSTEGRKKAFSTCSSHLGVVSVLYGAIIFMYVIPDKFPELSKVASLCYTLVTPMLNPLIYSLRNKDVKEAFRKILGEKIVLFNSMLTLI from the coding sequence ATGGGTGGCAGGGGAACAAGCAATTGCTCAGAAGTGACTGACTTCATTCTCGTGGGCTTCAGGGTCTGCCCAGAGCTCtacatcctcctcttcctgctatTTCTCCTTGTGTATGCCGTGATCATCCTAGGGAATGTTGGGATGATGGCCATTATCATGACTGATCCCCGCCTGAACACACCAATGTATTTCTTCCTAGGCAACCTCTCCTTCGTTGATCTCTTCTATTCCTCTGTTATTGCACCCAAGGCTATGATCAACTTCTGGTCTGAGAGCAAGTCCATCTCCTTTGCAGGATGTGTGACCCAGCTCTTTCTATTTGCCCTCTTCATTGTGACTGAGGGATTTCTCCTGGCAGCCATGGCTTATGACCGCTTCATTGCCATCTGCAACCCACTCCTCTACTCTGTTCAGATGTCAGCACGTCTCTGTATGCAGTTGGTGGCTGGTTCCTATTTCTGTGGCTGCATCAGTGCAGTTCTTCAGACCAGCATGAcatttactttatctttttgTGCGTCTCGGGCCATTGACCACTTTTACTGTGATGACCGTCCACTTCAGAGGATTTCTTGTTCTGATCTCTACATTcataaaatggtttcttttttcttatgcaGCATTATCATTTTGCCTACCATAATTGTCATTATTGTGTCCTATACGTATATTGTGTCCACAGTGCTAAAGATACGCTCCACGGAGGGACGTAAAAAAGCCTTCTCCACATGCAGCTCTCACCTAGGAGTTGTGAGTGTACTGTATGGCGCTATCATTTTTATGTATGTCATCCCTGACAAATTTCCTGAGCTGAGTAAGGTTGCTTCCTTATGTTACACCTTAGTCACTCCCATGTTGAATCCTCTGATTTACTCTCTGAGAAACAAAGACGTCAAGGAAGCTTTTAGAAAGATTCTCggggaaaaaatagttttatttaattctatgtTAACATTGATATAA